The Pelecanus crispus isolate bPelCri1 chromosome 16, bPelCri1.pri, whole genome shotgun sequence sequence TCCAGCCTCCTTCATATTACCATATTTTTGGtgattcttttatttcagctatAATGGCCGCTCTCCAGTCACGTGTGATTTTACACATCTTTggagaaaaaagccaaagcattcAAACAGCCCCTGCTTCTTGATATTTTGGGTAAAGTCACTATTAAACCCCtcagcaaaactttttttccatccCAAAGGTTGTTTTGTGCAGCAGGGAACCGGAGTTTGGCTGCATCATGGCAACGGTTGTCACCGAAAAGCTTAGTCGCCTCTTCATTAACGTGCGGCAGGTCCCTCAGCTGCTGgcccccctctctccctccaccGTCAGCAGTTCGGAGGTGCCGAAGGTTTTCTGGAAGCCCTACATCCACACCGGCTACCGGCCCGTGCAGCAGACCTGGCGCTATTACTTCTCGACgctcttccagcagcacaaTGAGGCCATCAACGTCTGGACCCATCTGGTAGCCGCGCTGATCCTGCTGCTGCGCTTCCAGCAGCTCTCGCAGAGGGTGGATTTTGGACGGGACCTGCACGCCCAACCCCTCCTCATCATCATCGTGGCGTCCATCACCTACCTGACGTTCAGCACCCTCGCTCACCTTCTGCAGGCCAAATCCGAGTTCTGGCACTACAGCTTCTTCTTCATGGACTACGTGGGGGTCGCCATTTACCAGTATGGCAGCGCTCTGGGGCACTACTACTATGCCATCGAGCCAAGCTGGCACGAGAAGATCAAGGGGTTTTACATGCCGGCGGCCGTCCTGTTAGCATGGCTGTCCTGCGCCGGTTCCTGCTACGCCAAGTACCGGTACCACCAGTCCGCTCGCCTGCTGAGCCggctctgccaggagctgccctcCGGCCTGGCGTACGTACTGGACATCAGCCCCGTGGTCCACCGCATCTGCACCACGCCGCCCTCCGAGCGGGCTGACCCGGCCCTTCTGTATCACAAATGCCAGGTGCTGTTTTTCCTCAttggtgccttttttttctcacaCCCTTACCCTGAGAAGTGGTTCCCTGGGAAATGTCACTTCTTCGGGCAGAGCCATCAGATTTTTCACGTGTGCCTGGTACTCTGCACGCTGGCGCAGATCGAGGCGGTGGTGTTGGACTACGAGTCCAGGCGACAGATCTATTCCGCTCTTCAGGGTGATTTGGCGCACAACTTCTCTGCCCTGTGCCTCTTCACTGTGACCTGCTCTGTCCTCACAGCTGCCTACATGGCCCGGAAGGTGAAGAACAAGCTGAGCTTCAAAGAAGAGTAAGAGCCCTGAAGGAGAAGCAGGTGAGCCAGCCAAATGGTTGATCTGCAGCCAGCTGTGGCAACGCTGGCATGAATCTGGCCACAAACTTCAAGAGGAGGAATGAAATGCTTCAAACTGTTACTCAGTGGTGCTCTCTATAGAGGGAAAGaagctgctttttattatttttttttctttaaaaattcagttagGTCCAGCTTGCTCTTAAAATGGTACACTGGTTTAATTCACAAGTCTGAATAAACAGTTGGAACAAAATGTTGTTAGTGCTGCAGCCCTGTAACCTAACAGCAGTGGGCTGGGAAAGCTTTTTTGGAAGCTACCCGGTCTCACagcaaaaggagagaagaggtCATCTGGCCCCCTGCTAGTGGTGGCAGAATCAAATCCTTGGAAACAGACCCAGGTGAGCTTGTATAAGCCACAGACAAGGGTAGCAAACTTATTTAGTATtcttaatattattattacatgGCTTTAGGGCATTGTATGGAGCTATGCATGCGGTGACAGGGCCCTGTCCCTTACCTGGTGAGTGTGGGGGGTGTGAGAAAGGCAAGGACCCCGTCCTTAGTGCGGtgagaggagaggcagagagcagggctggggtgagTTGATGGAGGCTGAGCCCCAGGGCAACAACAGGCACCTCCAGATCAGGCCCTGGAAGCAGACACAACCCTGGCCTGAACAGAGGGTGCTGAGCCCGCAGCTGCAGCTTGTGAAGGCAcggtgaggggctgggggggggtcagggcttGGGCTGTGTTTAGTGCCCGGCTGCgctgggagagggaaaagccCAGGCGTGTGGTGCTGCAGTCCCGCGGACCTGCACAGCcacccgccaccccccccccccccgaccgCCCCTCCTCCTGGGCCGCCCCTCCTCTGCTGCTCGCGGGCCGAAGCCGCCTGCGCGGGCCCCCccggcggccgctcccgccgccaTCTTCTCCCCTCGGGCGGCCGCCGCCTTACGTAGGGCACGGCCCAGGGTGGGCGGGGCTCCGCCTGCCGCTcatcccgccccgccgctcggATTGGTCCCTCTCCACGGCGAGCGCGCGCGGTGTCCGTTGGCGGCCGTTAGGCGGGGGCGGCGCGAGCGAGAGGCGGGCGGGAGCCGGCGGGAACCCGGAGcggagccggccccggccccggtgccTGAGGTACCGGCTcccccgggccggcggcgggccggcggcggtCCCTGCCCTTCCTCGGGGCCCCGCtcagccccgcgccccgggggggccggaCCGAGCCCGCCGGGGATGaagcggcggcgcggcgcggcccagCGGGCCGAAGCGTGCGATGTCTGGCTGGACACCGCCGAGCTGAAGCAGGGCGCGGCGCAGGTGGgtcccggccggggcggggagcgctGCTGCAGCCGCCCCCGGCGTTGCCAGCCGGGCTGTGCCCAGATCCCCGTCCCGAGGGAGCGTGTGGCTCCCTGGGCCTGGGAGGTACCGTGGTTATGAGGGGAGATGCCGTGGTACCGCGAGTGCGGAGAGGCTGGCAGAGCAAGGCTGTAAGATGGATGCAGTGAGGAAGTATTTCAGGAGCTGCCGCAGGGAGGGGGTGAGGTTAGCCGAGCTCGGCAGGGACAGCCTGCAGCCTTGGTCCTGAGCGTCCTGCGCTGGGCcgccctgcttgagcagggggtcGGACAAGGTGACCTCCGCGGGCTCCTTCCAGCCTCAGCCGTTCTGCGGTGGGGCCACAGGAAGAGTTTAACAAAGGTGGGAACTGTGCCACAACGCTGGAAGAGGGGCAGAATTTACTTTAATGACGTATATTCactttccatttgtttctttccctaCCTAGTCTCTCCCAGCCAAGCCAAAAGCATCCAGTCGAGTTCTGGAAAGGAAACACTCCTCGGTCACTTTCATGCAGACGAGAGCCTCTCAGCCCCGCACCAAGCAAACCACCATCTCCGCCTTCTTCAGCACCCAGACAGGTAACAGCAACAGCCTGTGCCCCTGTAGGAAAGTAGTTTTGGGCTGTaatagtgtcctggtttcggctgggatagagttaattttcttcctagtagcaggcacagtgctgtgtttcggatttagtaggagaagaatgttgataacccgctgatgtttttagttgttgctgagtactgcttatgctagtcaaggactttttcagctgcccatgctctgccaggtgcacaagaaactgggagggggcacagccagaatagttgatccaaactgccccaagggctattccataccatatgacgtcatgggcagtatataaactggggggaggggtggccagggagcagtgatcgctgcttgggaactgtctgggtatcggtcggcaggtggtgagcaattgcattgtgcatcacttgctttgtatatcattgttattattatcattcttatactgttactattagcattactattttactttatttcaattattaaactgttcttatctcaaccgaggagtgtttctcactcttactcttctgattctctccccccatcccatcagggtagggggagtgagcgagcggctgtgtggtgctgagctgctggctggggctaaaccacgacaaatagAAAACCCAGCTCACTTTATTTCTTGGCAGCTTTACTAGGCAGAAAAGTGCATTTTCTGGTGAAGAGGGTAAAGAGGGTTTGAACTGCCAGGAGGGATTTCATTGTGATGGTTAATCTGAATGCAGGCACCTTTTACAGCGTCAGACTAAAGCATAAGGAACAGCAGTTACAGCCAGTCCTCGCTGGAGAGCAGTCTGAGCTCTAAATAATACACCAGGCTTTACTCCCTACAAAACTGGAGTTTTCAGCGGAACGTTGGGAAGCCTGGCTCAGCCCAAGCGCTGATACAAGCCATCCAGGTGGTAAAACACCCAGTTCTGGGTTGCCTGATGGTATCACATAAAGGACAATCCGGTCGGGAatgctgctggggcaggctgcGGTCTGGGCAGCAGCACCGAGCCCGGCGGTGCCCTGTgggcagctctccctgcccggggaaggggcagcgTCCAGGGCATTAGGCGCCAGATTTGTTCTAAATGGTAGCAGCCCTAAATTGTCAGTTAAATGCCCTTGGAAGAACGTCATAGCTGGAAGTGAAAATTAACGTTACTTGGTTCAACCAACCTCCATGTAAAGGGAGTTGGCAGGAGGTGTGTGAGGAAAGTTTTTTATGAAGGGTTGGACAAAGCCTTTTCTAAAGGATGCAATGTTTGATCCGAGCTGCACCAATGAAGGCATTACAAGGGAACTGGAATATTTAAGCTAACTAATACAGCTCACAAATTCTGTGCTTTTGAGGTTGCTTTTGTGCTCTGGGATACAACAAACTGGGATTTGTCTGTGGGTCTTAACAAATATGGAGAGAAATGAAGTGGATGTGGAAACCAGCAGTGTAGGGTTGTGCAGTTGTTTGTGCGTTGTAAGCTGTGCAGTGGCTAGTTCATCAACATTAAACTAGTTTAGCAATAAGTAGATGAGAGGAAGCATTACGTAGAttgtatgatttaattatttGACAGAATTTTTGTGTTGTGACAGGGCTGTTGATGGtttttgctttggatttgtTATTCCTACTCCTTTTGAATGTGTTGTgtgctttcctcttttgtttgATTCCCTTGATTGATTGCATTCGTTTATTCACTGTTTGTGTTTGGATTCAttggatgctgctgctgttcatcCACAGGTCCATAGGATTTAAGATGCTGGggtatttattatttgtatttttttttttcttttagcatatCCTGAATTGAGGATGAGCTCTCTTATATTGAGAAGTTGTATTAGATTTTATATTAAATGGTTTCGGAAGCAAATGTGGGACTTGATGCCTCCATCAGGCGATGAAGGCAAGCTGTAGAAGTTTCactgggttgggttttttttaagtaactctTTGagcatctgcttttaaaagggCATGTCATAGGTGAACTGCCtgggaagctgggaggaggaaggcagggaagcCAAAGACTGGAGCAGCTGGAGATGCAGCTCTTGCATCTTGCTTGAGGGAAACTTGCTTTTTTGAACTACCCCAGCGTGTTGGGCTGCCATTCCATCCCAGCCTCAGCAGCACCAGTGCAGATGTTTGCGAGGCGGCGGCAGCGCTAGTCTGGTGTAGAACAGTCTGCGTGTTGCTACTCAGAGGAGTAAAGCAGCAGTTCTGAGTCGAGCACTGAGGAATGGTGCTGTGGGTAGTGACTAACCCTGAGAAATGTGTGTGCCAGCTCTGGCTTTAACCGATTCCGTGTTGTTTTCAgatgagaaagacaaagaaaactcTAGGCCATCCCCTTTCATCCTGAATAAAGACCGTacagaaaaaggtatttctttGGCTGCTTCCCCTGTGAAGATCTTGGCTTTGCCACAGATGGAGAAAGCCCAGAAACAATCCTACAGAGCCGAGGAGGAGACAGTGCGGCTTACACCCCAGCGTCGTGCAGGGAAAGCACTGGCCTCGCCCGCGCCTTTGCCAGGCTCTCCTTCCCTGTTACGAGCGGAGTCCTGCAGCGGGAGCGAAGCCTCCTGTGGGGCGGGAGAggattgctgctgcttcagcttcACCCAGGATTCAGAGGGCAACCGGATCATCGCTCACAGAGGTGAGTCCGATTTATTTGCTGGAGAAACGGTTTCAGCAAGCGGCAGCGTAACTTTGGACTGTGGGATAAACAAACGAGAGGGCCAGCCGCTCCCAGAGGAGGCAAGGACCGGGCTTGATTTCCAACCAAGACTTGGTGCAAACCAGAATAAGAGCCTACACCAATTGAGTAGTGTTAATTCTTTAATTGATTTCTCTGAGACTGAGAACAGAAGTCCTACTGTAACGAGAGACAGTCCCTGGGCTGCTGACTTTTATTCATCTCCACAACGACCAGCCAGAGCACAGCCTCTGAGAGAGTGCAGCCAGAACGTGGGGGCCGGTTCAGCCgaggagggatggggcaggaagAGGGGAGCGAGCAgtccctgcaggcagctcttCACCCAGGATTCGGAGGGGAACACGGTAATCGCTCACCGCTGCCAGAAGGTCCCCTCTCCCTGCAAGGACAGCGGCAGCTctcgcaggcagctgcctgacTCTCCCTACAAGGGCTGTTCCAGCCGTGCTGCCAACAGGAGCTCGAGCAAACCGGGGGAGCAGTGGTTAGAGGTGTGCTATGATTTACTCTTCACGCAGGATTCGGAAGGGAACAGAGTGATTAAACACTGATAGGTGACCTTGAATGGGCTGCCTAATGACCTCCTGTGAGGCCTCAGGAAagcggggtttttttgtaagaagGTGGTCAGAATTGGGTAAGTGTACCCGTTGTTGCTATTGTATGGTCTAGCCAGTGTATGCAGTAGACCCATGCAACAGGCAGGGCCTCTTTGATCtctgaaattttgcttttaatgaaaataaaattttgaaggAGGATGTTTGTAATGGTTTGACTGTTTCAAGCACGATTACAGCCTGTGTGATTAAGGCCTGGCTCTGGTATGGCCTGGTGTTTTGTAGCATGCTGCTGTTCAGCCCGGAAGAGCCCACTGCTAACGCATCTCTATTTCTTAAGATCCTGGAAGTCCAAATTTAAAGGTTTTCTAGGCTCAGCTCAGGCACCACACCATCTACTTCACGTTAGCTG is a genomic window containing:
- the PAQR7 gene encoding membrane progestin receptor alpha, with protein sequence MATVVTEKLSRLFINVRQVPQLLAPLSPSTVSSSEVPKVFWKPYIHTGYRPVQQTWRYYFSTLFQQHNEAINVWTHLVAALILLLRFQQLSQRVDFGRDLHAQPLLIIIVASITYLTFSTLAHLLQAKSEFWHYSFFFMDYVGVAIYQYGSALGHYYYAIEPSWHEKIKGFYMPAAVLLAWLSCAGSCYAKYRYHQSARLLSRLCQELPSGLAYVLDISPVVHRICTTPPSERADPALLYHKCQVLFFLIGAFFFSHPYPEKWFPGKCHFFGQSHQIFHVCLVLCTLAQIEAVVLDYESRRQIYSALQGDLAHNFSALCLFTVTCSVLTAAYMARKVKNKLSFKEE
- the AUNIP gene encoding aurora kinase A- and ninein-interacting protein → MKRRRGAAQRAEACDVWLDTAELKQGAAQSLPAKPKASSRVLERKHSSVTFMQTRASQPRTKQTTISAFFSTQTDEKDKENSRPSPFILNKDRTEKGISLAASPVKILALPQMEKAQKQSYRAEEETVRLTPQRRAGKALASPAPLPGSPSLLRAESCSGSEASCGAGEDCCCFSFTQDSEGNRIIAHRGESDLFAGETVSASGSVTLDCGINKREGQPLPEEARTGLDFQPRLGANQNKSLHQLSSVNSLIDFSETENRSPTVTRDSPWAADFYSSPQRPARAQPLRECSQNVGAGSAEEGWGRKRGASSPCRQLFTQDSEGNTVIAHRCQKVPSPCKDSGSSRRQLPDSPYKGCSSRAANRSSSKPGEQWLEVCYDLLFTQDSEGNRVIKH